The sequence ATCAGTAGATGAGATTAGTGTCAGACTGACCTGTGGTAGACAGTATGACGAGGTTATGTCAGACTGACCTGTGGTAGACAGTATGATGAGGTTAGTGTCAGACAGTATGATGAGGAGTGTCAGACTGACCTGTGGTAGACAGTATCAGTATGACGAGGTTAGGTCAGACTGACTGTGGTAGACAGTATCAGTATGACGAGGTTAGGTTCAGACTGACCTGTGGTAACAGTATCAGTATGACGAGGTTAGTGTCAGACTGACCTGTGGTAGACAGTATTGATGAGGTTAGTGTCAGACTGACCTGTGGTAGACAGTATCAGTATGACGAGGTTAGTGTCAGACTGACCTGTGGTAGACAGTATGATGAGGTTAGTGTCAGACTGACCGTGGTAGACAGTATCAGTATGATGAGGCAGTGTCAGACTGACCTGTGGTAGACAGTATGATGAGGTTAGTGTCAGACTGACCTGTTGTAGACAGTATCAGTCATCTCACACCAGGACCTGGCCCTGTCCACAGCACAACCATCAGAGTCTGTACACTgacaacaggaggaggagagagacagaggaaatcaGTGTATGTTGCAGATGAGTAATATAACAGGGACCTCTTCATACAGGGACTAACTACTAGGACATTGGTTTCAGAGCGGAAATGTTGaatgaaaatgtgaagatttttttatatgaattaCTATAAAAAATTTGTTCACCAATTCAAACAGTGAACTAAACAGTATTCCTGGATAAAAGGTCACTCACAATAAATCAAAATCAACCAATCGTTAAACCAACTCACGCAGTCCACCAGCATCTTGCCCAGTTCCTTGGCGCCTACAAAGCTCTTAGCCAGTTCCAGAGGGTTGGAGGGTCTAACACGTCGACAGAGTTCACCACTACCTGGGGAGGCTTACCTGTCCCAATAACATGACATAATATTACACCTCCATATGATTTCTACATATTATAATATACCAATATAAAGCTCTTACCTGTCCCAATAATATCATAATATACACATCCATATGATTTCTACATATTATAATATACCAATATAAAGCTCTTACCTGTCCCAATAAATATCATAATATACACATCCATTGATTTCTACATATTATAATATACCAATATAAAGCCTTACCTGTTCCAATAAATATCATAAATACACATCCATATGATTTCTACATATATAATATACCAATATAAAGCTCTTACCTGTCCCAATAAATATCATATATACACATCCATATGATTTCTACATAATTATAATATACCAATATAAAGCTCTTACCTGTCCCTAAAGAAACTACCACACCTAGACGCTGCAcctctgatccacgcccctacattcaaaataaagagagagagagagacagagatgttaaACAGACGAGTCAGTACAAAAGGAACATTTCAGATGAAACTTCTTAGAGTCACACCTCTGCTTTCAGGGATTTGTTGTATTGGTGGATCTCAGTCATGGCATCCAGTGTCGGGTTATTGGCCAGCAGCCCTCCGTCCAGAAACCGCCCCATTGGTCGGAAGTAGGTGGGGGCGGCGCCACTGGAACGGGCGCTCTCCACACGACCTGCTCTGATAGGATGAGAGGGTTGGGGCTAAGCatcaaatcaaccaatcaatcagacAAAATTatgattgatgatgaaaaaagtTCAAGTGAAATTGGTGAGGCGTGAGAGCAGATTCACCAAGCATCTTCACTGTGACCCTTTCACCTCCACACACTCAGAGAGAAcaggcatcacacacacacacacacagagagacagaagccaaacacacagaccacacacactgacataacacacacacagagacataacacACACCTTGGTCTGTCACCTTCCTACGTTTTTTAGCAGGTTCCTGAGTGTATCCAACTATCAACACATCCTCATTCCCCATCctgaaacaacaacacacacactcataccaccACCAGATGGAAACACAGctggccctgacacacacactccaaacaaCACCGACACTCAGACCACAGGGCGAAcattatcaatcaaatgtatttaaaaagcctttttacatcagctgatatatcaaagtgctgtacagaaacgcagcctaaaaccccaaacagcaagcaatgcagatgtagaagcacggtggctaggaaaactccctagaaaggcaggaacctaggaggaaacctagagaggaaccaggctctgaggggtcagtcctcttctgctgtgccgggtgagattagAAGAGTACACGGCCATTATCACGTCACACACACTGAGgtagaacacaaacacagcctGCCCCCCCACTCTTACCTTGTGGTATGGTGAGGGAAGGAAGTTGCTGTGCAGCGTAGGGGCGTTCTCTGGGCAGGGAGGGGGTCGTAGTTCCTAAAGAGATGGAGCTCTCCTGGATGTCTGTCTGCCAGCACACTGGTTACCATCACCCTGTGGAGAgagacaagaacacacacacagagacacagtgacacagagaAACACATACAGACAAACAATATTAGAGAAAGATCCTTCAGGATGAGAGAACATTCATAGCTCATgaatatacatttaaactaatgaaATAGTGTTAGTATTACAGCAGCACCCTGAGTTGACCAATCAGACAAAGCCAGAGGGTTTCCATGGTTACCTGGGGTGCCGTACGTCTGTCATCATGGTGTTCTCTCCCAACTCTTTTTTCAGGAAGTCCTCCAGAGGGGCCGACTCGTAGGGTCGCGACCCCTTGAACACCTGCTCCTTCATACGGAAGTAGAGCATCGCAGATACTCCATATCCttacctagagacagagagagagagagagattacctcATATCCttacctagagagagagaagagagatttaCCTCATATCcttacctagagagagagagagagacgaagagagagagagaaacgagacgagagagacagaagagagacgagagagagagaagaaagaagaagagaagaagagaagaagagaggagagaaggagaagagagagaagagagagagagaagagagagagagaagagagaagagagggagagagggagaggagagagggagagaaagagagagagagggagagggaggagagggagagagatttacTCCATATCcttacctggagagagagaaagagagagaaagagaaaggagattTACTCCATATCCTTACCTGGAAAGGTACGACAGCATCTCACAAACAAACACTTTCAATGTTGAAAGGGTTACGGTTCAAGGCTGCTCTTTAAGAAGTTAGGGACAACTTTGTATGAAAAAAAACAATCCATTAAAAATATTAAGGACCACATCAACTATATAAAACACATACATAACACCATTTGAGTTTCTCTGCACACACGCAGTGTCAGCTCACCATGGGTGATAGCCAGGGCCAGTATGCCCCCTGTGCTGGTCCCAGAAACCCAGTCAAAGAGTTCCTTGATGGGCCTGCCTGCCTCTTTCTCCAGGGCGATTAACAACTGGATCAGAACCAAGCCTTTAATGCCCCCTCCATCCAGACACAGCAGTCTGTCTAtcctagagaggagaggaggccatTAGAGTGACTCTTACACAGCAGGAGAAAGAGGAACAAGCCATTCAGACAATATATAAAAGTAATTTGTCTATATTGTACACTTGACTATTCATTCAAACTGGTGTAATAATTAATCAACCAACCAAGGAATCACAGATCAGCAGTACTTTGAAATAAGACAAAACTGATAAATATCTAAATAACCAAAATAAAATACACAGAAACGTACTTCCTTCTTCCTGTTTTGAACCCGTCGACTTCCTCCCGGCCACGACTCATTGCTCCCACCGCCGCCGCAACGTGCATGATGTCCTCGAACCCTATCGGCCAATCACAGACAAGGACCCAGGTCTAATCAACCAATAGGAGCGCAGAGTGGAATggaagaggagggacagagagaaggggatgaGCCTGGGGgaaaagggagtgagagaagtgggaagagacagaagagaggggagaagtaaCAGCATAATTCAAAatgcagggagagaagagagggatgaataYAAACATGGAGCGATARCAGAGGGAAGGATGAATTAAAAACAAAGCAGATGAATGTTCAAAGGGRCTGACRAAAATAAAAAAGGGAGGRaaaagaaagaaaaaagagagaaaaggagaaagtcTTCAAAAGGGGAAGACCATAAGGTAAGGAGGATCACGATGCCGGAGAGAGGGATAGTGGGAGACTTCAGTAacgaaaagagagaaaaaaagcagaGTAGAGGAGATATAGTTGTATTGAGCGTGGCCGGGGTGCCGGACCAGCCTCTCCGGACACCGGATTGCAGCGTGGAGAAAGTAAGAGGTGTGGAATATCGAAATGTTCAAGTGTTCGTTTGATGTGCACTTGGCTTTTGATCCCTTTAGAAATGTCAGGCAGATGGATACGAATGATTAGGGGTACGGTCCTACGGGTTAGAATGGGAATCGATTAAGGGGTACAGGTCCTCCGGATAGACGGGAGTGATTAGGCGGTGACGGTCCGGGGTTAAGAACCCGGGAATCGATTACGGGGTACCGGTCTAGGCGATTAGAGCAGGAATGCATTAGGAGGGTACGACGTTCTGGGATTACCGACGTGGAATTGATTAGGGTACGCGTATATACGGGCAATTCGGTGTCAACTCTGGCCACCGCCGGGCCAAAAAGTGTTGGCCTCGCGGGGTAAATTAGAATTTGGGCCCGGCGAAGACAATACACAAAATTTACTCACCTTAGAAGCTCTGGCCCCGGTCATTGATAGTTTTCTACCACTGCGCATGAGCAGAGCCGCTAAATACTCGTTTTATGACTTCGAATACGACGAGAGTCCTCCATAATGCCGTGCTGTTGTTTCTCATAGCGCGCCAATACCAGCGGACGAGGGACGGACACCAGATATTATCTTCTCTCTTGGTTCCTCCATGAATCATAAGGCAAACATAACGGCAGCTACCACATGCTCAGCGCGATACCATCAAAAAAATAGGCGAAAGAATATTGTCAGAAAACAGGGAGCGTTCTCGACAAGTGGAGGGCCCAGAATGATTTCTCATGATGACATCTCGGAAGCCATCTCAAGTGCGCCTGGACTCGCATTCAGGGCGCCGGATGCGGCGCCATCATCACACGACAGTACGCTGCAGTGAGGGCCGTGGTTAAAACTTATATATTGTGCCTGATGGGAAACAGAATGCTTGGGGCCAAGGAAACTCAATTGCCAATTCCCTGCCTGCCAACCATAAAAAAGCGCAGATCTTACCGCCGGTGTTCCACGCGCCACGAATGTTTGCTGAAACTCTAGTGTTCTCGCCGTGCTGAGTTTTAGCCTGGCCGATTTGCCGCCTTCGATGTCACCAGCGAGAACATTATCTCCATTATGGTTTGGACTCTTAAGTATACTTCGCAGTGAATGGCTTGGGAAATGCACCCAACCAACAATAGGCGCAAAATGGGCTGATTGCGGAACTCCATGGAACGGCACCTGAAGTCAAGTATCGATGCGTGTCTGGGCGGGCCGCCACAGTATTTCCACGGTTCATCCTGAACACAAATGCCTCAGCTCAGCATCCAAGCTGCTCAGATGCTCTCAGTTCGGCCAGCACTTACTAATGCGAGCAAAACTTTTCTCCTCGATGAATGGAATACCAAGAACAAGCTCACAGGGAGACGTCTGACTGAATGAACACCTTCGCTCGATACTTCCGGAGGGTTCTTCTTCAGCTCTCAGACCTCGAGCACCAGACATTGATGAACTAGCATCAAGAAAGAGATGCGATATCTGGCTTGGGCGACATCAGATTAAGATCATGTAGCAATAATTAActgttttctttgtgcacttttttcttgctacaaggcatgggctttGGAATAGGTTGATTAAATttatttatcattttatttgtaaaaaaatagtCATTTGgagtatttaaatcagaaggcttgAAATAGAAAAGAGCATAcggatttttatttacatttcatttatttaataaaatgaaatgccaatttgatgttgtttttcatttgaaattcgattttgcaatgtctccactattaacaattatatattgtatggtaaaaGCGATGGCTTGTTCCATAATTCAAGTGTTAAatgcaaaacttgtttgggtcctaATTAAAAGGTTATTTTTCAATGGTTggccgcgactttgttcaggtttttacattttggcccactggtaTGTGGTGTTTGAATCATCGCCTCCTGGTCTATGGGTTAGACGGGAATGATTAGGGGTACGGTCTAGGGTTAGACGGGACATGATTAGGGGTATCGGTCTAAGGGTTAGGACGGTATTGATTAGGGGTACGGCTTCTAGGGTTAGAGAATGATTAGGGTAGCGGGTCTAGGTTAGAAAACGGGAATGATTAGGGGTAAGCGGTCTAGGGTTAGACGGGAATGATAGGGGTAGACGTTCTAGGGTTAGACGGGAAGAATTAGGGGTACGGTCTAGTAGGTTAGACCGGAGAATAGATAGGGAGATACGGTCTAAGGGTTAACACGGGAATGATTAGGGGTATCGGGTCTATGGGTTATGACGGGAAATGATTAGGGGTACGGTCTATAGGTAGGTACGGAAATGACTAGGGTACGGTCTAGGGTTTAGACGGGAATCAGATTAGGGGTACGGATCTAGGGTTAGACGGGAAGATTAGGGGTACGGTCTAGGGTCTAGACGGGATGATTAGGGGTACGGTCTAGGTTAGACGGGAATGCATTAGGCCGGTACGCGTCTAGGGTTAGACGGGAATGATTAGAGGGTACGGTCTAGGGTTAGACGGGAATGTTAGGGTACGGTCTAGGGTTACGAATGATTAGGGGGTACGGGGTCTAGGGCGTAGACGGGAATGATTAGGGGTACGGTTCTAGGTGGTTCAGAACGGGAAGAATTAGGGTACGGTCTAGGGTTAGAATTTGGACACACATGGTCCCGTTCATGAACCTCGTGTTTTCTCTCTGACCCTGCTGTTTCGCTACTTACAGATGGAACACATGGAACTGAATCAAGGCTCTGATCTGTGTTGGAAGCGACGTGGAGATGCACAATGACCTGGGAGAGACTCCCGGATTGATAGCAGCAGACACGCCACTAGTAAAggtgagagggaaagaaagagaggagggaggcgggaaaaaggaggatgggggagaggtgAGACACCTGGACTTACAAAGCATCACGCACTAGTAAATGGTGAGAGGGATTGTATTGGTCAGGTGTAGAAAGGTAGAGTGCGAAGTGGAGGGGATAGAGTGAAGCAAAAGGGAATGAAAGAATGAATGATGGAATGAATTATGAGAAAAGTAGAGGAGTGTAGTTCCTTGGTGCCTTTATAAAACGCTGACGTCACAAGCCAGCAGACTCCTTAATGTATTGTGATGACTTGATTCGACGTTTAGATTTTgcggaaaaaaaaaaacatgggtgCACATACTTTTTTGAGGGTGAGTATATAATAAGCTAATAAGGTATGCGCATTGCCCCAACATTATGTTGATGTGATATCCTAATGAATTCAAAAGCCATTGTGTTATTGTGATGAAAATAAGCATGCATATGTAGGGCTGTGTTGAACATTAAATATAAcatgtaactacagtatattgtattctTGATCATGTGAACCCCTGCTCATTGCTCGATTACATTGATTAATCAGCTGTTTGTAAATGTGCTGAATGATCATAGGCCTTCGCTAGAGTGTGGGTCAAATTGGCGGGACTTTCTGGGATTACAGTTTCCTGGGTTTTTTTCACAAACACTTTGGTTTGTCCAGCCACTGTCACTTAGGAAGCCAAGCAGGCTGAGACAGGTTGTTCAAAAGCTAAAGACTAACCGTTGATAAAGGCTAGCGAAGGTAGCTGATATATTATAAGCTAAAAAAAAGCTTAGCTTGCTGCCAAAGAAGCTGGCTAACTATGTATATACAATCAAAGAATAACTTATGTATTTCCAAAACTTATCAGTGGGTTTATAGCATTAAATATAGCTAATGTAAGCTAgctaattgaaagctaatcagtGCGGATGCTTTCACGTTTAGCTGGTGTTGGGTTTGTTGCTCTTAGCTAGCACCCGGACAATGCAGTAGCATACTGCAAGTAGTGAGACGACTGAGACAAATTAACCACATAGTTGGATCCTTCATTTATTTTACATTACACATAAACGTTCATGAGAAACCGTCGAGAACTTTCCGAatgctagcttagctaacgttagcttgcaagTCAGAGTTGAAACAAGTAACTAACGTGAGCAAGAGGGATTTTAAGCTAGCAGGTCGTATTGAAGCTAGCTACATCTAATCAAATCCTGCCGCCTGGTgttcattttctgtatttttgaagTTAGTGTCATGTCAATCAACCCCTCATGTTTGTGGTTTGCCATGGTTATACATTTAATACGTGTTTTATGATTGATAATCTCAATACAAAATACTACATTATCCTATGTTCTTTCTATGGAAAAACCATGCGTGGTGTCCAAATCTGCATGTGTGATGCCTGTATAGATCCTGTTTTAGCACTCtgtctcatctttctctcctctgtactGACTGATTTGTGAATTGAATATGCTTTGCTATCAGGTATCATCAGTtcatttttctctctatctcttcacatctcctcctccccagACTATTGAGGCTATTCAGCTACCTACTCACCATTCTACTCTCTCTCAACCTCCAGCTATCTAGGGAGAGGTTAAGGATTCTATTCCGTGCCGTGCTCAATCGCAGACTCAATCACCATCCCTGGTCCACGCTCCCATACGTCCTCTCTCCGTCTCGTCTAGGTTATCATGTAGGTTGTTGCATGTCTCTAACCCCGTGGCTATGAGTGATGTGTTGAGTTGACTGAGGACTCCAACAGAAAAGGTAAGCTGGGAACTATGCGTATAGAGTTGTAGTAGTTGGGAGTAGAGCGAGTGCGCCCCACAGAACACCGATACCCCCCTCAACCCTGCATCACTCCCCCCACAGAAGGCGCTAGCCACATTTCCAATTCCAAGTAGTTTCCATACACAGGATAATAAGCACGACCCCCCCATGCCTCAATTACAATCACACCTTCCCAGGCACATGAGTAAACCACCAAAATCCCCAAATGTCTCTCTGACCCTTCTCCTTCTGGGGCCAgatgtatcaagcatctcagagtaggagtgctaggATCAGTTCTGCCGTTCTGATCATAATGAGTTTGATAGAGGGgatctgatcttagatcagcactcctactctgagatgctttatgaatacacgGCCCTGATACCATTTAATCTTTCACCCTCTGACCCCCAACCCCCAGAaccaccctccttctctcttc is a genomic window of Salvelinus sp. IW2-2015 unplaced genomic scaffold, ASM291031v2 Un_scaffold5181, whole genome shotgun sequence containing:
- the pla2g6 gene encoding LOW QUALITY PROTEIN: 85/88 kDa calcium-independent phospholipase A2 (The sequence of the model RefSeq protein was modified relative to this genomic sequence to represent the inferred CDS: inserted 5 bases in 4 codons); translation: MHVAAAVGAMSRGREEVDGFKTGRRKIDRLLCLDGGGIKGLVLIQLLIALEKEAGRPIKELFDWVSGTSTGGILALAITHGKDMEYLRCXYFRMKEQVFKGSRPYESAPLEDFLKKELGENTMMTDVRHPRVMVTSVLADRHPGELHLFRNYDXPSLPRERPYAAQQLPSLTIPQEQVVWRAXRSSGAAPTYFRPMGRFLDGGLLANNPTLDAMTEIHQYNKSLKAEGRGSEVQRLGVVVSLGTGKPPQVVVNSVDVXRPSNPLELAKSFVGAKELGKMLVDCCTDSDGCAVDRARSWCEMTDTVYNRLSPQLSQEVMLDEVSDAVLVDMLWETQMYLYEQRENIQLLAQQLLNGY